Below is a window of Gossypium hirsutum isolate 1008001.06 chromosome A12, Gossypium_hirsutum_v2.1, whole genome shotgun sequence DNA.
TAGAATAATTGCAAACACTTAACATAATAAGAAAATCAACTCCGGATGATCCAAAGTGACAGAAAAAAATAGGCACGAGAATCGAGCATCTACTAAACTAGAGAGAAGGACAAAATCACTTGCAAGAGCAAAAGCACACGCATAagaaatacttaaaaaaatactacaaaatcaaacaaaagcttctaaaactgattttttttaatttctcaaaatatcTACCAGAGCGAATAAAAGTGAAGATTTATTAAATAATGGAAAAcaaacaaagaaattataaaactTAAGAGTTCAAATTGactcgtgaaatcatttattattctgaaatatttttaaaacagaaACAGATTAAAAAATCGATGAAGAGCCACCTACTTTTAAAGAGAAACTGTTGGTGACGAGTGGAGTTTTGGCGACGATAAAAACCGTCATCTATCTATCACAActcatgaaaataataaaaatactcgCAAAATATATATGCAAATTGAAAGGGGAAAAGATAGAGAGCAAATGAGGAGAAAAAAAACGAGttagacaaaataaaataaaataaaataaaaaaaaaagaagcagacgactttgagagaaaaagtgaaatttttagggttttttcactattttttaaCGGGTTTTTAAATGTTAAGATAGTGGTTGACATgaaaatgatatataaaaaattaaactgattttaaattattttataatagtttaattaatttttaaaattatttaatgaagggttattttagcatttaagtttatttaaaaaaactattaaaatattataaaaattattgaaacttgatgaaaacttaaacaaaattataaaatattaaaactttagaaattattgaacatttattaaataattacaataaactataaaaaaattgtaaatatatataatattattttaaaaaaacattaaagtttattaaaaagttataaaaaatttaaataatagaaaatttatgttattttgcaAGTGTTTAGTCTaactttatttcaataaaaaattggaCAGGAAGCTAAAGCACACCTTTACTACATAAGCCCTCACTCTCCTCTAGCTAGACAATCTCAACACACTCATCAACATGGACCCCTCTTCTCGAGCTTAATCTAAAGATTAACCGTCACATGATTTTTTGTTCTttgtattttaatgttaaaattatttattttgtccGAAACAATCAATAATGTGTAATTGTTGGAGTTAACGCCTTAATTTACTCATCCTTACTACTTTGTATTAGTACTCGAAGTCTCCACCTTAAAGCTTGGCTCCAGAGTTTACATTCTCTTCATTAGCAACATATTATTTTGGATTCTAATAACAAGCTTTGTATCAATGCCCTCAACCCAGATTTCCATCACTTTTGAGAATCTTATGCAATCTTGGCTGACATCTTCTCTCTTATTCCCAAATATTGTAATGTTTCTCTGAAATAGGAATTTAGCTTATGATCAAGTTAGGATTCACAGCCCTTACAATTTACTCTTCTGTAATAAATGCTTGATGGCAATTGAAATTTGAATGAAGaggtttatgtttttttataatttataaaattataaattaataatgataaaattatattttagccctttaaaaattataaaaaattgatttaaccctttaaaaattataaagatataaactattagaTTTAGGTTCCACccttggtaattttctattcatttaaattatgaaatattcacaaaaaagagagagtaaaaaTCCATGTTTTTACTGTATTCATGATTACATTGTTAACCATAACAATCCTTGTTCCATTTAATTTTGGTCCCGCAAATTAGGTAGGTATGTAATTAGAGTGTAGTATGGTACAAAAGGTTATACTAGACCTTTCCTAATTTATgcatttatttctaaatttgatgtttttatattttttcttttcccttgccACTTTTTGgaagtcatattaaaatttattttaatagtagattttttattgttatttttttctatttataagaattgaatacaataaattatttaataaatattaaattctttatCCATCAGCTTAATTTTGGATTCACTAATTTATTTAAGATGAATTCGGATTTAAAATCTCTTATACTTTTAATATTGAGCGAAAGTttcattgacaaaaaaaaaagctaaagaTATCTTTTAATCtcgaaatataattaaatattaatgcactcattttaaaaaaaatactataagtttttgtactatttataaatttaaaatttaatctttatatttttttaaaatttaatttttttactttttaaattttaaaattaaatttaactattaatacgattaaaattattttattaaattcagattcattacaatattaattttttaataccacaccaataaatttaacattattaataattCTTGAACATATTTTAACTATAGTgtaaatataattaaatcaatCAGCTGTAAATGCAAAATGCAAGAAGTCAAGGTTGGCAAATGGCAAACTGGGAATGATATATTATTGGTCTATAAAAGTCACCGTGGTTATCTATCCCGTTCAACATCAATAAGATtcataatagtaataatgatGTAGATTTCTATTCGAAATAATCAGTATTTCTTTTGTCAATAAAAATCCAAATGTAAACACAATATGGAATTTGTTTACCTATTCTGTAAATTACAAGAGGAGAGTCAATCAAAGCTTTTTTTCTAATTTACTACAAGCTTCGTGCAAATTACAATTTGGCGGGTGGCCAAACTAAATGCTTGACAGGTAATCCAACAAAATTCCCGAAGTTCAAAACTTTTTCTGTTTGTCCATGCTTCCATGGTAGATCAATCACTGTACCAATTCTCTTGAGAAAGATGAACCCAAAATCAGAGTAAAAAAGAAACCCCAAAATTTCACTCTAGAAAGTGGAAACTAGACCCAGAggccaaaaaggaaaaaagaaaataattttaatataaaacacTTTTGAAAGCCAAGGAGAAAGAGAGAGGTAGAGAGAGAAAtgaaaagggaagaaaaaagtGAAGAAGGGTTAGCAGAAAAGGAGGAAAATTTGTGTGAAAAGTTGAGTCGGAGGATATTATTGGTAGGGAATAGCAAAACAGAGGGGCCCTGTACTCCATGCCCTTCTTGGAAACTTTACGACCCTCAGCCTCAGCCTCAGGCTCTCTCACATCATAGCTACATCTTTCCTCATCCTCCTGCCGCTGTTTCTGCCAGAAAGTTAGCGGCTTCCTTGTGGGAGTTTCATCAATaccttcatcatcatcatcatcatcatcaaagtCAACCCAAAATGCATAGAGGTGGTGTTAACAACACTAATGGTCGCTACCACCAACGCCATCACCGCAACAGTCTTCTCAAGAACAAAGCCATCGATTTTTCTCAGTACTTGGATGATCCTTGTCCCAGTTCTGACCCTGATCAGGTATTGCAATtcctcctcttctttttttttttttggttccgTTAGTTGTGTATGTGTATTTTTATGTGTATTTTGTACTCGTatgttaattttcttttttaaagggTTTTTTTAATCTGTTAGTTGGTGAGATTGATGTTGATTGATTTGGAACTTCGGGTCTGGAATTTGGTAAATGATGTCAcggtttgttcttttttttttcctgttttTTGGTTAACTTGGCTGAGATGATGTTTACAGTTTAAGTTTTATAAAACTACATTTTCTGTCTTCATATTATCCATATTGGTAGTTTGATGCCTAAGTCTTGACCATGGCTTTTTGGTCTATAGAGTGTCTCTTGTTTGTTAGGttagatttttatgtttctaatgcCCTTTATTTATGTTTGATTTAGGGGAAAAAAGGGATTTGTCAAGTGTAGCGTAGATATGAAAAAAAGTTTGTTCATTATGAGTGAGAATCATTTAATTGATACTTATTACGGAATAGATGATCCATCAAATTATTAGTTGATTTAATCCAGTCTTTGGTGGCTTCAAGAGACAATGTCTTTCTATAAGAATAAGTTATGGAGGTTATCAGAGCTGGTAACAATGCCTTCTATCACTGATTTTGCTGTTTTGTTTCTTATATCAGCCAGAGAGTGCAAGCGGTTTGAGGAGACATATTGCTCAAACACTGATGAAACACCATCGATCGTTTGAAAAAAATAACCAGGCCCTACAGCCTGTATCGCCGTCAAGCTATGGCAGTTCAATGGAGGtagattttcttttcttcctaCTGAAAGTGATACTCTCTGTAGAATAAGTGCAGAATAGGAAAGgtggttttgtttttcttttgggaTAAAATGAAGATTTTATTGTCCAAGATGCAGCAAATGCTGCCATAGTCACAATATATCTACTTATCTAAGAAACATGGTCACAAAGTCCCCCAAGCAAACCGAAGAGAATTCCTACTTAGAGCTAAGGGAAGAATGATAGATAGTTAGGAGTCCAGCGTATGAGGACAAGCTTGAGCCATGTGATCAAGTTGATTCATCTCGGTTTAGTCCAACTATTGTCCTTTAGTCCCtgaatcaaatttaactatttatgTTATTTAGGTTCTAACTTGATAAATAGCATAGTTGGGTGCTGGTGGTGTCTTAAATTActtttttacatatatttcatGTTTTGCTCCAGTCATAGAAATATATAGCATAGCATGCTATCTTAGGGAGCAACAGTGCTGAAATTGAATGAAGGGAATGGctttctcaaatagcatcctccTTAGGAATCATTGCATATATTGTTTGCTTACAAGTAGGTTGTTTTTCCCACTTGGTTTTCGCTTCCCTGTCCATCTATAGTTTTGACATGCATTGCCTCCTTTCTCAGGTGGCACCTTATAATCCTGCAGTCACGCCTAGCAGTTCCTTAGATTTTAGGGGAAGGATCGGTGAGTCTCACTATAATCTCAAAACATCTACAGAACTGCTAAAAGTACTAAACCGTATTTGGAGCCTGGAAGAACAACATGTATCCAACATCTCACTGATAAAAGCTTTGAAGATGGAACTAGATCATGCCTGTGCTAGGATCAAAGAGTTGCTTCGAGACCAGCAAGCAGGTcgacatgaaattgatgatttgatgAAGCAGATTGCTGAAGACAAATTGGTTAGGAAGAGTAAGGAACAGGATCGGGTTCATGCTGCTGTTCAGTCGGTGAGGGGTGAACTAGAAGATGAAAGAAAGTTAAGAAACCGATCTGAGAATCTACATCGGAAGTTAGCTCGGGAATTGTCCGAGGCCAAAGCTTCTCTTTCTAATGCCTTGAAAGACCTTGAAAGGGAAAGGAAATCAAGGAAGCTTTTGGAAGATCTTTGTGATGAGTTTGCTAGGGGAATAAAAAGCTACGAACAAGAGGTGCATACTCTAAGACAGAAATCTGATGAAGAATGGACGGGAGTGGCTGACCATGATCATTTGATTCTTCATATATCTGAATCATGGCTTGATGAGCGGATGCAGATGAAGCTAGAAGAAGCTCAGTCTGGTTTTGCTGAACAGAATCCAGCCATAGACAGATTAGGCTTTGAAATAGAGACCTTCCTTCAAGCTAAACCGATTGGTACTTCTGTTTCTAAGCGCACAGATTATTTGTCACAAAAGGATCGCAGGAAGTCACTTGAATCTGTTCCTTTAAACGAGGCTGTAACTGTAGGTAAAGATGTTCTTGACGAGGAAGATTCTGCTAGCAGTGATTCAAATTGTTTTGAGCTGAACGAACCAAGTAGTGTTGACCTGAAATCACATGAAGATGAAGCTCAAACCCATTACAGCGAGAAAAAAGTTTCATCTGATGAGAAGATTAAAAGCCGGCGTCCGTCCAGCTTACAAGTTAAGTTTGAAGAAAAGATGGCCAGAGCCATGAATAACGGAAATAAAAAGTCCCAGTTGGAAGATTCAGGACAGGAAATTATCGGTGTAGGGAACACCACTGAAGCAACAATATCTCAAAAACTTGAAAACGATGAAGCTGCTCAATATGGTTACAAGGGAAGAAAGAATAAGCTTGATGAGATACGTGGAATAAGCTCAAATTACGTAATGGACAACTTGATAAGAAATCATATAGCATTGACAGAAGGTAGGAACATAAATGTGGAAAACAACAGCGGTGAGGCTTCTAGTAGTTACCCTCTGTTGAAGAACCAGCCTAGTCCAGTGCGGCAATGGATGACGAAATTCACACCCCCAGATCTGGACGTACCGGAGTCCTCTACGAAGCTACCTCCAGCAATGAAGGATAATACCTTGAAGGCAAAACTTCTTGAAGCAAGGTCCAAAGGACAACGTTCTCGTTTAAAAATATTCAAGGGCAAGTCATAGCTCAAAGGGTTCTTTCGCTTGAACAATCAAGCCGAAGAACTCGCTCTGACTCACAGGACTGGATGTTCTGCGTTTATTTTTCGGTTCAACAGTGTTTTCTATGAATACTAGCCACGGTTCATTTTAATCTGCATGTTGCTATCTGTAATTCTGGAAAATTTTGTTTTACGTTTGTATATTTGAGTAGTTAATAATATCACAGTATAGTTACGAATGAAATGAAATTTGTGCACGAGATAGTGCTTTTTCAACTCTCTCAAAACGGAATCTATTCCAAACATATATGCCATGGTTCCTTACTTCGACAGGGTACAAATatctaaatttgatatttttagatattttttcaGACCTATTGCCGATACTAAGTAGCAGTCAAAAATTTGTATCCATTTTTCATGATATTATGCATGGATCAGATATATCATGGcgaatttttcagaaaaattgTGTCTTCCACAATGGAATCTGATAAGTGAGATTTCGAGTAAGTGTTTACATAATTTTCTTCTGTCTGAAGAAATGATTCATCGAAATAATGAGTCACCATTGATATCGATACATCTGAGATCGCCAAATGTTCAGGAGTTcctccttttccttcttcttgttGCTGGATATCTCGTTCGTACACATCTTCTCTTTGTTTCCCGAGCCTATAGTGAGTAGTTACGAATGAAATGAAATTTGTGCCCCTTCCAAAGTAATCAACTGCATTAAAATTTTCCAATCATCGATTGATGCATAGCTTTAAGGTTCAATAAAGGTAAAAGAATAATTAGAAAACAAGATATATGTGCAtctgtttatttcatgtgaatattGTTCATGTGATTTCGGTTTCCTTTTGATTAGGAGCTTGGATTTTATGGGTttgtttattataaatttatattcttttcattttatatGTCAGATCAATCAAATCGAATTTTcgagtcaaaatcaaaattaatattaacatgtttaaatataaatgtgataaatttttttgttaaatatctATAGGTTTTTGCACTCTtcgaaaatttagaatttaatctttatatttttattttcaagaatttaatcccctacttttataatttcaaaattcaaatctatttgttaaaactattaaattacctttgttaaatttgttagtgcgacattttaaaatttaaaaaaaaaattcacttgatAGCCTTGTAAGTAAAAAAATGTTGTAATAAACTTGAAATTAACAAAGAAACAATAGTGTTGGATCTAGACTTTGAAATCTGAAATGTAGAgcgattaaattcttgaaaataaaaatattaaaactaaattttaattttttggagAGTACAAAAATTTATaccatattttaacttttttctttttttttttaactccaAGGCCATTGGAGAAATGCTGTTTTCCATATTGTTTAGTGGAGTGTTGGGCCTTAGGGAAATTCAAAATGGAATATACAATATAGCATTCAAATGGATGTTTTGGGCTGAGCAGCTGCAAACGGGCACCATTTAGGAAAAAAACAACCCAAATTGCTAGCAATCGCACGGAGAATGAGCAAGTGAACTGGAAGGAAGGAGGGAGGTAGATGGCGGCGTCGTTTAGGTGGTTACTCCAACTCCACAAAGACGTTCCCAAGGCGGCAAAGTTCTACTCACAAGGGCTCGACTTCTCCGTCAACGTCTGTACGCTTCGGTGGGCCGAGCTCCAGTCTGGTCCTCTCAAACTTGCTCTCATGCAATCCCCTTGGTACTACTTTTACATTTTGCTTTCCCTTTCATGGAAGTTTCGAtaaatttctttgatgatttTGAACTTTTAATGAAAAATACACAAAAATAAATTGGATTCTGGGTAGTCCGAGATTTACTTAGCTTTTCTAATGGAAAATAAAGAGGGGAAATTTTGAGTTGAAAATATATAATTCTGATTGAGTTTTGTTTGACAGTGATAATGCGATGCAGAACGGTTGCTCTTCAGTTTTATCATTCACAGTGAATGACATTAATAGTACAGTAACAAAATTAATGGCATTAGGAGCTGAACTAGATGGTCCCATCAAATATGAAATCCATGGCAAGGTATTGCCTTCCTTGTTTCTTCATCCCTGACTTAGTCATTCTTATGCTTAGCCTTAGCTTGATTGTGAACTGAAGATGCGAGTCTGAATTTGTTCGCTATTTTTAGGTTGCTGCCTTGCGTTGCATTGACGGTCACATGGTTGGCCTCTATGAACCAGCATAACATGTTCTAGAGATGAGTCCCTTCAGCATGGTTGACCAATTTGAGGTTTAATTCAGCATGGTTGACCAATTTGAGGTTTAACTCGTTTGAAGACATCGAAAAGACATGCGAAACTTTCCCATACTTTGGGTTTCCTTCAATTATTGTAAGTGTTCTTTCATCCAAATCAATGACAGTTGTGCAGAGTGTATAAAGAGTTGGACCTGAAAGTAATACCAATAAAGGTAAGTTAATTACAATTGAACAGAAGCTGCTCTTCATTTCCATCCTTCAATTTTTACCTGTCATGTAGATGGGGTATTTTGTATCTTCTGTATCTCCTAGAAGAGACAAGACATCGGTTTTTGATCCTTGTGGTAGAAATGCTGCTCTTTTTTGCCTGCTTATTGAGTTTTCATCATGTACCTTTATTTCAAAACATTGGTTTCAGCTTCAATGTAATGGAATTGAGCTATATAATTGATTGGGACTGTGCTAAATAACAAGAATATATGTGATAATAAATTTTGAGATTCAGCTCAGTAGCCACTTATAAATCTAGCCGTAAGAGAGTATCAGCTCTACCGTGCTGAATGTCACACTTGGCTTACAATTACAGTGGTGGTCAGGTACCTTTATTCCTTCTGTTACGTGTTCTATTGTTTACCTGTTGAACCTGAAGATGGAGATACATGTTTGCGTGGAAAAATGGTGTCGCTCCAACCTCATGAACTGAAACTCGCGATCTTGATGCAGTTTCTACATTCAAGATCATACGCTTCTGTATATCGATTAAATTGTAACTGTGTCCCACAGAGACTTCTGATGAACGTATTCTCTGAGGTTAATCCGTCTATCAGTACCTTAACTGATCAGGCTGATCGACACAGTAAACAAACATTAGAGGGTCTTACAGCTAATGCGTCTGCAGTACTAGTTGCTTCCAGAAGGTCTCTAGAGACAAAGTTCCTTCCAATGCCAGCTGGTACAATCTCATCTTCAACTGGAGGTACTGAATTCAGTGTGAATGCCTAAGGTATGTATGAAGGGAATATTAGATTTCTTTTGATATAATACTCCTTTAGAAGGCATCTACATATGGTGAGGTTCATATTTTGGCCTTCTGTTTTAGCACTCTTTTTAGTATAAGATGGTCCTGTACAGATTTCAGATGTATGAAAGAAATTTTACCAGTCCTTGACTGTTAAGTCCAAAAGCACAACTTGGAAGCTCTCCTGCATATGTGTAAGCTATGAAGGATAATCCATTTGATAGTTTTCCCTTGATCAAATAGCTGCAAACCCATCATAGACACGTATGCATGTTACGGGATATTGATTTATCGTACATATTGCACTCTTTCCTAGAATCTGAACAGTATTCATGAAACAAAAAGCATACGTGTGGCCTACTAGAGAAACGTTTGCATCCTCATTATGAGCTGCTACTGCCATTGAATCACTAACAATGAGAACATCAGAACAGTCATCTGTAGTATCAGCATTTGAAttcattgttgtttttgaaatgaATGGGAGTATCTCCTTTCTGAAGTTGACTAGTATTATCTGCACATGAAGGAGTAGAATGTGATTTTATTCAATAGAACAGTATATTGATGAAATTAACAGTTCGTGATAACTACATCAAGAACCGGCACACCGCTTCCGTCTGCAGTCCCTAAAAGCTCAGCCCAATATCTTGGGAACTTCTTCTGGTTTGTTTCCGAGAGTGCTTTGAGCAGCGGTTGTGCATGCGGTGTTCGAGCAAAAGGAAGGAGCTGTTTTTGAAGAATGAGGTCCCCAGCCAACCTGCTTCTTATTTGATTGCAAAACCTTTGACCTATGAGAAAACCCAGCTGGTAGTCATCTTCACAGGGCCCAACTTCAAACATCTCCAGCAGTTTACCTTCCATGCTTGAGTTCCCAAACCTTGTGTGGCTCAAGTCTTTCACAATAAAGGTATATCTTATCCCTTTTTCGTGACCAGAATACTGTTGTGCTAAAGCCCCATTGGTTCATTACGCTTTCCAAGGGTCATAAACCTTGAAAATGACTATTGGATTCTCATTTTCGGGCTGCACTCATTTGTTGGCAGGTGCTAgttggatttgaataatatccaGTGCGTAATCAGGTTATTTTATGGTTTTTGATTGAATGGAACTTGGAATGAGTGAATAAACAAAAAAGGAGAATGGCATGGCATGCTGTGAATTGACAAATGAGGTGGTGTGGGCCTTAGGGGGCGGGTTCTGCAGGCGAGGCAGGCATATTATTCCCCATGAAAATCGTAATTTGAAAATATCAAGTTTATGGGCCATTGCACCAGTTA
It encodes the following:
- the LOC107947096 gene encoding uncharacterized protein; translated protein: MAASFRWLLQLHKDVPKAAKFYSQGLDFSVNVCTLRWAELQSGPLKLALMQSPCDNAMQNGCSSVLSFTVNDINSTVTKLMALGAELDGPIKYEIHGKVAALRCIDGHMVGLYEPA
- the LOC107947094 gene encoding uncharacterized protein At5g41620, whose product is MKREEKSEEGLAEKEENLCEKLSRRILLVGNSKTEGPCTPCPSWKLYDPQPQPQALSHHSYIFPHPPAAVSARKLAASLWEFHQYLHHHHHHHQSQPKMHRGGVNNTNGRYHQRHHRNSLLKNKAIDFSQYLDDPCPSSDPDQPESASGLRRHIAQTLMKHHRSFEKNNQALQPVSPSSYGSSMEVAPYNPAVTPSSSLDFRGRIGESHYNLKTSTELLKVLNRIWSLEEQHVSNISLIKALKMELDHACARIKELLRDQQAGRHEIDDLMKQIAEDKLVRKSKEQDRVHAAVQSVRGELEDERKLRNRSENLHRKLARELSEAKASLSNALKDLERERKSRKLLEDLCDEFARGIKSYEQEVHTLRQKSDEEWTGVADHDHLILHISESWLDERMQMKLEEAQSGFAEQNPAIDRLGFEIETFLQAKPIGTSVSKRTDYLSQKDRRKSLESVPLNEAVTVGKDVLDEEDSASSDSNCFELNEPSSVDLKSHEDEAQTHYSEKKVSSDEKIKSRRPSSLQVKFEEKMARAMNNGNKKSQLEDSGQEIIGVGNTTEATISQKLENDEAAQYGYKGRKNKLDEIRGISSNYVMDNLIRNHIALTEGRNINVENNSGEASSSYPLLKNQPSPVRQWMTKFTPPDLDVPESSTKLPPAMKDNTLKAKLLEARSKGQRSRLKIFKGKS
- the LOC107947095 gene encoding uncharacterized protein, coding for MEGKLLEMFEVGPCEDDYQLGFLIGQRFCNQIRSRLAGDLILQKQLLPFARTPHAQPLLKALSETNQKKFPRYWAELLGTADGSGVPVLDIILVNFRKEILPFISKTTMNSNADTTDDCSDVLIVSDSMAVAAHNEDANVSLVGHTYLIKGKLSNGLSFIAYTYAGELPSCAFGLNSQGLAFTLNSVPPVEDEIVPAGIGRNFVSRDLLEATSTADALARIRSSEVSVGHSYNLIDIQKRMILNVETASRSRVSVHEVGATPFFHANMYLHLQVQQVHDENSISRQKRAAFLPQGSKTDVLSLLGDTEDTKYPIYMTGPTLYTLCTTVIDLDERTLTIIEGNPKYGKVSHVFSMSSNELNLKLVNHAELNLKLVNHAEGTHL